CATTGGTAGAAAAGGAATGATAAACACCGATGTTAAAATCCCCGTTGAGATTAAAGAAAGATTCATTGAGTGCCGTTAGTGCAGCGGTCCAGTTTTTTCTGTAGAGATAAACCCTTGCTGCAATAGCGCGGTTAAACCTGAGCAGTCCCTCTGCTGTTTTAAAACCTGCAAAACCATCAGACAAGGGAAAGATCACTTCAGATCCGGTGAGGTCTGTTTTGCCGTCTTCGAGGAATTTTAAAACAGAATCCAGTACTACACCCGGGTCTGTGATCACAGGTCCGAGATTTTTATTGTCGGATACCGGGATCCTGGCGCCGTTGGAATCTGTCATGTTGATGTTCAGCAACAGCTGATACCCGATCAGCGTTTTGGCGAAGCCGGTGAATGCTTTCTTTTGTGCATCCGTTGCTACTTCGTTGCGGGTGGTTTTAATGGCATCCAGCAGGATAAAACACTGCCGCATTACCTGGTACCTGGAAGCCCAGGGATTGGTGATGTAAAAGGTGTTATTGTCCAGCAGTTTGGTACCGCCGCCGAGGATATCGGTTGTCCATCGTGGCTCCGAGCCGGACAAGCGGTAGATCTCCCTGCCTATCACACCGGTTCCGTCCAGATAGGTGCCCACGTTATTACGCATCCCCGATTCAGCACCGGTAACGAGGTTGAACAGATCGCTCCGGGTTGGGTCGGTGATAATGCCACCCACCACCGGCGTATTCAAACTGTTAATCTCCCCTTTCTGACAGGCGCTGACCGCTGTCAGAATTCCTAATATATATACAATAAACTTTTTCATACGTTACAGTTTTGATAGATAGATAATGATCAGAAATCAACACCAACATGGAAGCTGGCTCTCTTGGAAGCAGGGAAAGGCGTTACGTCCACACCTGTTGATAACCCGTTGCTGCCACGGCTTTGCGCGGTAGTGATGGTATTGCTGCCGAAGTTGGATACCTCCGGATCATAACCCACATATTTGGTCCACGTGAAAAAGTTATTGGCAGATACACCCAGACGGATCGCCTTCACCACATTGGTATTTTTCAATGGCACATTGTAATAAATTCCTACCTCACGGATACGCACATACGAAGCATCCTGCACATAGATACCGGCATCTCCTGCACTGGGTCTGAAAACACCTGCTTTAACGCCATCGATCAGGTCATCATAATCTGCGGAGGTGGCGCCGCCATCTGTCAGCAATTGTGTCAGGTTGATGTTATCGCCTCCTTTTTTCCAGTGAATAAGAAACCGCAGCGAGAAGTTTTTGAAAACGGTCAGTTCATTATAGAAGCTCATCTGGAATTTGGGTTCCGCATCGCCGAGCAGCTTCAGATCCGGTCCTACATTACCTTTGATCTGGGTGACTGATTTACCTTCTTCCAGGTAAAAAGTACCCAGTGAGTTACCAAATGCACCAACAGAATAAGGAGGAATTAAGAGCCTGGTTATTTTAGACTTGTTGCGCCACCAGTTGATGTTGGAAGTCCATTTAAAATTGGGTGTATTTACCGGGATCAGGGTTAAGCCCAGTTCAACACCGTTGTTGGTGAGGTCACCACTATTTTTCCATTCGTTGGCAAAGCCGGTAGAGCCGGGCAAAGCATGGCGTAATAACAGGTCGTAGATCCGTTTGTTATAGTAAGTGGCTTCCAGGCTTACACGGCCATGAAAGATACTGATATCAAGCCCTGTTTCCAGCTCGGATTGCCGCTCCGGCTTGATGTCTGCATTACCCAGCAGGTTATCCACCAATACGCCGGGGAAGCCGCCTATATTGCTTCCCAGCATGCCGGTAAATTTGCTGCCATAAGGCGGCACATTGCCGGACTGCCCATAAGCGATACGCAGCTTGAGGTTATCCACATTATCCATATTCCAGAACTTCATTTTGGTGATGTTCCAGGAGAAAGCGCCTTTAGGGAATACGTAATGTTTAAGATAGTCGCCGTTGTTGGTAGACCGGTCGAAACGTACGCCGGCACTGAAGGTAAAGGCTTGCATCAACGAGAGGTCTTCCTGTACGAAGATACCGTTGTCGCGGTATTTTTGCCGGAACTGCCGGGTAGTGGTATTACCGCTGGCATCGAGGTTGCTTTGTCCCGACACCAGGTTGGTGGCCACTGTTACGATGTTGTCCATAAAACCCGTTTCCAGTGTGGCGCCGGCCGTACTGGTAAGACTGACCGCTTCACTGGGTGTAAACGTGTTGACGAGGAAACCGGCCAGATTGGTATTGATGTTATTGGTGTTGCCCTGGATAGAGTGGCCCTGTTGCGCTTTCTCTTCAAATTGCAGGTCGCGGGGAAAGAGGGCGGTTGTTTTGAAGTTGAAATAATCCACGCCCGCACGCACGATGGCCCGGGTAGTGGAGTGGTCGCTCTGCTGCAACCGGATATCTAGGTTGCCGCCACCTACGAAGCGGTTAGTACCTTCGTTGTTGATCATCTTGTCGCGGGTTTCGATAGGGTTGGAGCTGGCGAAGGAATCGCGTGGATACTCGCCCAGCGCATTGGGATGCAGGTCCACGAAATCGGGTGTGGTAGATAAGGCTACTCCATAGCTAACCCCATTGTTATCGTTGTTGGTCAGCCCGCGGTCGGAAGAAGAGTTAATATAATTGGTAGTAACGGAAACGGATATACGATCATTAATACGGTGATCTATATTCAGCCGGACAGAGTTGTTGAAATAACCGGTATTTTTTATAATACCATCTTCCTGTCTGCGATTACCGGCGAGATAAAAGGTTGTTTTTTCGGAGCCTCCGCTGAGGGCCACGCCGGTATTCAGTACCAGGCCGGTTTGTCCGAAGATTTCTTTCTCATAATCAAATATTTTTCCGGCGCTTTGTGCCGCTTCGAATTTGGATTTAATCCAGGCGCGGTTGGCGATCACCTCGGGGTCGTTGCTGCTGGCATCTCCTTTCAGATCGGCGGCAGTTTCAGCGGTAAAAGTACGCACGCCTATCAGGTGGCGGACTTTCGTAAAGCCTACTTCCTGGTTGACGGTAACCTTGCTTTTACCGGCCTTTCCTTTTTTTGTGGTGATGATAATTACGCCGGCTGCGGCCTTGGCGCCATACATCGCTGCGGCGGAAGCGCCTTTCAGGATTTCAATGTTTTCGATGTCTTCCGGGTTGAGGTCCGCAATACGGCTGGAAGGATTATCCTGGTTGTTGGGATTACCGGCAGTAGCGGCGCCGGTTACGTCATTCAGTCCTGCGGGAATGCTGCTGTTGTTGAAGAAGATCCCATCCACCACATAGAGGGGCTGGGAGTTGCCAAAAACAGAGGTAATACCACGCAGTTTTACGGAGATCCCGCCTCCCGGCGCGCCGGAATTGGCGGTGATGAGTGCCCCGGGTACCTTGCCGCTGAGTGCTGCGTCGAAGGTCTGCGCAGGCGCCACACCATTCAGTTCTTTACTGGAAATAGTGGCTACTGCATTCGCGAGGTTGCTTCGCTTGATGGTGGTGGCCAAGCCAGTGACCACTATCTCATCCAGCCGTGCGAAATCTTCGTCCATTGATATATTCACCACAGCAGTACCCGGTGGTAAGGATACTGTTTTGGTTTTATAACCGGTGGAACTGATGATCAGGCTGGAAGCATTGGCCGGAACAACCAGCGAATAAACGCCGCCGGCATCCGAAATAGTGCCTTTATTACTGTTGGCGATGCGCACAGTTGCGCCGGGAATAGGATTGCCGTTAACGGCATCACTTATTTTACCCGAAATGTTCTGTTGCGCAAACAATGCGAGGGTACTGCACAGGCAAAGCAATACCAGCATGCCGGATTTTGGTAGAAGCATAGCATGAAATGGTTTAGATTGTTATGGATAGATAAAACGCGGTTACAGCATCATCTGAAATGAAATTTAAATTTTTGGGATAGCAGTTTGTTTCAGAATTTTGGTCGTTTTATATTGCTTAACTTGCTTTGGTGGTTCCCTTTCAGCTCCGGCTGTTTTGTGGTTTTTCAAATGAGGGGCTGAATTTCAGGTATTTCCGGTGTCCTGACTTGTTGTAACATGAGAATTCTATGTTAGTTTACGGAAATTTGACATGATAACCTCCTTTTTTATTTGCATTATTTATCTTATATTTTTTACTTCCAAATCTTCGTAACTTGCCGCCTTATGGAGCAGTATTTATCTTTATTACAACATATCATAAAAGAGGGTACCGTTAAAACAGATCGTACCGGAACCGGTACTACCAGCTGTTTTGGCTACCAGATGAGATTTAATCTTCAGGAAGGCTTTCCTGTAGTAACTACCAAAAAGCTGCATCTCAAATCTATCATTTACGAATTGTTGTGGTTTTTAAACGGAGATACCAATATCGCCTGGTTAAAGGAACGTGGTGTGAGCATCTGGAATGAATGGGCGGATAAGGACGGTGACCTAGGACCTGTATACGGCAAACAATGGCGTAGTTGGGAAACCCGCGATGGGGAAGTGATTGACCAGATTTCCATGGCCGTGGATACCATTAAAAAGAACCCCGATTCACGCCGTATCATCGTAAACGCCTGGAATGTGGGCGATTTATCCAAAATGGCGTTGAGCCCCTGTCATTGCCTGTTCCAGTTTTATGTAACGCCACCGGATGCCGCTAAAGGGGAAACCCGCGGTAAACTTAGCTGCCAGCTGTATCAGCGTAGTGCAGATGTATTCCTGGGCGTACCTTTCAATATTGCCTCTTATGCTTTGCTGACGATGATGATGGCGCAGGTATGCGACCTGGAAGCAGGCGACTTTATCCATACTTTCGGCGATGTACACCTGTACAGTAATCATGTGGAACAGGCGGAACTGCAATTGAGCAGACAACCATTCCCGCTGCCCGTGATGAAGATCAACCCGGCAGTAAAAGATATTTTTTCTTTTAAATATGAAGATTTTGAACTGGTGAACTACCAGTTTCATCCCGCCATAAAAGCACCTGTAGCTGTATAAATTATGATGGTATCCATTATCGTAGCCGTATCGGAAAACAATGTGATCGGTATCAACAACCAGTTGCCCTGGCGCCTGTCGGCTGATCTGAAATATTTCAAAAGCACCACTATGGGCAAGCCCATTAT
The Chitinophaga sp. MM2321 DNA segment above includes these coding regions:
- a CDS encoding SusC/RagA family TonB-linked outer membrane protein; amino-acid sequence: MLLPKSGMLVLLCLCSTLALFAQQNISGKISDAVNGNPIPGATVRIANSNKGTISDAGGVYSLVVPANASSLIISSTGYKTKTVSLPPGTAVVNISMDEDFARLDEIVVTGLATTIKRSNLANAVATISSKELNGVAPAQTFDAALSGKVPGALITANSGAPGGGISVKLRGITSVFGNSQPLYVVDGIFFNNSSIPAGLNDVTGAATAGNPNNQDNPSSRIADLNPEDIENIEILKGASAAAMYGAKAAAGVIIITTKKGKAGKSKVTVNQEVGFTKVRHLIGVRTFTAETAADLKGDASSNDPEVIANRAWIKSKFEAAQSAGKIFDYEKEIFGQTGLVLNTGVALSGGSEKTTFYLAGNRRQEDGIIKNTGYFNNSVRLNIDHRINDRISVSVTTNYINSSSDRGLTNNDNNGVSYGVALSTTPDFVDLHPNALGEYPRDSFASSNPIETRDKMINNEGTNRFVGGGNLDIRLQQSDHSTTRAIVRAGVDYFNFKTTALFPRDLQFEEKAQQGHSIQGNTNNINTNLAGFLVNTFTPSEAVSLTSTAGATLETGFMDNIVTVATNLVSGQSNLDASGNTTTRQFRQKYRDNGIFVQEDLSLMQAFTFSAGVRFDRSTNNGDYLKHYVFPKGAFSWNITKMKFWNMDNVDNLKLRIAYGQSGNVPPYGSKFTGMLGSNIGGFPGVLVDNLLGNADIKPERQSELETGLDISIFHGRVSLEATYYNKRIYDLLLRHALPGSTGFANEWKNSGDLTNNGVELGLTLIPVNTPNFKWTSNINWWRNKSKITRLLIPPYSVGAFGNSLGTFYLEEGKSVTQIKGNVGPDLKLLGDAEPKFQMSFYNELTVFKNFSLRFLIHWKKGGDNINLTQLLTDGGATSADYDDLIDGVKAGVFRPSAGDAGIYVQDASYVRIREVGIYYNVPLKNTNVVKAIRLGVSANNFFTWTKYVGYDPEVSNFGSNTITTAQSRGSNGLSTGVDVTPFPASKRASFHVGVDF
- a CDS encoding thymidylate synthase; this encodes MEQYLSLLQHIIKEGTVKTDRTGTGTTSCFGYQMRFNLQEGFPVVTTKKLHLKSIIYELLWFLNGDTNIAWLKERGVSIWNEWADKDGDLGPVYGKQWRSWETRDGEVIDQISMAVDTIKKNPDSRRIIVNAWNVGDLSKMALSPCHCLFQFYVTPPDAAKGETRGKLSCQLYQRSADVFLGVPFNIASYALLTMMMAQVCDLEAGDFIHTFGDVHLYSNHVEQAELQLSRQPFPLPVMKINPAVKDIFSFKYEDFELVNYQFHPAIKAPVAV
- a CDS encoding RagB/SusD family nutrient uptake outer membrane protein, with the translated sequence MKKFIVYILGILTAVSACQKGEINSLNTPVVGGIITDPTRSDLFNLVTGAESGMRNNVGTYLDGTGVIGREIYRLSGSEPRWTTDILGGGTKLLDNNTFYITNPWASRYQVMRQCFILLDAIKTTRNEVATDAQKKAFTGFAKTLIGYQLLLNINMTDSNGARIPVSDNKNLGPVITDPGVVLDSVLKFLEDGKTDLTGSEVIFPLSDGFAGFKTAEGLLRFNRAIAARVYLYRKNWTAALTALNESFFNLNGDFNIGVYHSFSTNGGDLPNPLFLPPNSTGEVRVAQPSFAADITPGDNRITKTAIRTATASGSGLSSNRDVVIWTSLNSPITIIRNEELILIYAEAKIQSNAFPDAIVALNRIRIGHNLPPYAGAATQAALITEMLRQRRYSLYMEGHRWIDVRRYHLLNTLPIDRAGDDIWARFPLPQSESNI